The following are encoded together in the Candidatus Eisenbacteria bacterium genome:
- a CDS encoding ArsA-related P-loop ATPase produces MPGHLPLTTQRLVVVTGKGGVGKTSVTAALARAAVDAGRRVLAVEVGQARLGPLLDAVEPLTTDPVRLTSTLSAAAIDPEEALGDFVLGVLRIRVFARRLLESTSFQVLAAAAPGLAEFLVLYKIGGWLDARRLGRALYDLVVVDAPASGHSLPLLSAPRTLGALARIGPVADTLGALDRRLRDPAQTLVVPVTTPEELAVRETIELHEELSRTLGLPVAPPIVNAVPARRFTHAEAERLVASDLAASRHPYLEAARFEIARRAQATAQLAELRRALGTKVVQLPFLYDGPEAPGGVAQLAAELAEAAGLAA; encoded by the coding sequence GTGCCTGGCCACCTGCCTCTCACCACGCAGCGTCTGGTGGTCGTCACCGGCAAGGGCGGGGTAGGGAAGACGTCCGTGACCGCGGCGCTCGCGCGCGCGGCGGTCGATGCCGGACGGCGCGTGCTCGCGGTCGAGGTCGGGCAGGCGCGCCTCGGACCGCTCCTCGACGCGGTGGAGCCGCTCACGACCGATCCCGTGCGTCTCACGTCGACGCTGTCGGCCGCCGCGATCGACCCGGAGGAAGCCCTCGGCGACTTCGTGCTGGGGGTGCTCCGCATCCGCGTCTTCGCGCGCCGCCTGCTCGAGAGCACGTCGTTCCAGGTCCTCGCCGCGGCCGCGCCCGGGCTCGCCGAGTTCCTGGTGCTCTACAAGATCGGCGGCTGGCTCGACGCGCGGCGGCTCGGGCGCGCGCTCTACGACCTCGTCGTGGTGGACGCTCCGGCGTCCGGGCATTCGCTCCCGCTCCTCTCGGCGCCCCGGACGCTGGGGGCGCTCGCGCGCATCGGGCCGGTCGCCGACACGCTCGGCGCCCTCGATCGGCGGCTGCGCGATCCGGCGCAGACGCTCGTCGTCCCGGTGACGACGCCCGAGGAACTCGCCGTCCGCGAGACGATCGAGCTGCACGAGGAGCTTTCGCGCACGCTCGGGCTGCCGGTCGCGCCGCCGATCGTGAACGCGGTGCCGGCGCGCCGTTTCACGCACGCGGAGGCCGAGCGCCTGGTGGCGAGCGACCTCGCCGCCTCCCGCCATCCGTACCTCGAGGCCGCGCGCTTCGAGATCGCGCGCCGCGCGCAGGCGACGGCGCAGCTGGCCGAGCTGCGGCGCGCGCTCGGCACCAAGGTGGTCCAGCTTCCGTTCCTCTACGACGGGCCCGAGGCGCCCGGCGGCGTGGCCCAGCTCGCCGCCGAGCTGGCCGAGGCGGCGGGGCTCGCGGCGTGA